ATAATAACATGCTCGTGCGGCTGTGGTTTTATCTTGACAAGTAAACGCCCGTTGAAATAAAATTCGGCCTCGATGACAGCGTTACGATTGAGAATAAACTGGCGGCTTACCCTGAGAAATAATACCGGATCGAGTTGCTGTTCCAACTGTTCCATGGTTGACTCTAACACATATTGTTTGTCATCGGTCGTGCGCAGATGAACCACTTCATTGGCCGTATAGAACCAGGCTATTTTAGCTGTTTCCAATGGGATCAGTTTATCCCGGTAGTGCACCAGGAAGGATTTTTTATAAGACCTGGTCAGGTTGCCAAGTTGTGCCAATAGATCAGCCAGCGCCGGTCCGCCAGGCCTTTCAGCAGCACCCGTCCAGTTTTTATATTTGTCCAGCGCATTTCTGATCTCATCGGGGTCAAATGGTTTGAGAATATAGTCGATCCCGTTGTTCTTGAAGGCCGAGATCGCGTAATCATTGAAAGCAGTCACAAAAATAACCGGCCGGGATATGGCTGTCTGTTTGAAAATATCAAAAGAAAGACCGTCTGCCAGGCGGATATCCATAAAAATCAGGTCATATGAACCAAGATTATCATTGAACCAGGTAACAGCACCG
The nucleotide sequence above comes from Dyadobacter subterraneus. Encoded proteins:
- a CDS encoding LytR/AlgR family response regulator transcription factor; the encoded protein is MTVIRIIVVEDEAATARSLIHILNESGENLTIVKTLSSVSGAVTWFNDNLGSYDLIFMDIRLADGLSFDIFKQTAISRPVIFVTAFNDYAISAFKNNGIDYILKPFDPDEIRNALDKYKNWTGAAERPGGPALADLLAQLGNLTRSYKKSFLVHYRDKLIPLETAKIAWFYTANEVVHLRTTDDKQYVLESTMEQLEQQLDPVLFLRVSRQFILNRNAVIEAEFYFNGRLLVKIKPQPHEHVIISKAKSAEFKKWMNS